The nucleotide sequence AGAAGCAGACGCATCCCCATGCGGTAATTCCTGTTCGAATGGACGGACATGCTGTGCCAGTTGATATTGTACGGAGTGTACTTGTCTTTTCGTTCGTATATATCTTAATGATTGTAGTATGTTGTTTTCTGCTAATGTTTAATGGCGTAGGGTTTGAGGAAGCAATTGGAGGGACTGTGTCTTGTGCAAGTAATTCCGGGCCTGGACTTGGAACGGTTGGGCCTGTTAGTAATTATTCGGGACTTCCTGATTTTTCCAAGTGGGTTTTATCTTTTATAATGATGACTGGACGGTTGGAAATTTTTACAGTTTTAACACTGTTCCTTCCGGGCTTCTGGAAGCAATAAATATTATTAAAATTTATAAGTGCGTAAATGGAGGTTGGAAGGTAATTTACCTGATGGCTACTTTACGCACTGTTTCTTCAATGCGGATTATATAATATCCCTTAGCTATATTTACCAGGTATTCGCCGGAAGATTGTTTCATGTCAATTTCTCGTACTTTGATCCCAACTACACTGAATATTTCCAGCTTACTGCCTATCGGAGCATTGGCAATTGTTATACGATTGTCGGAAACAGTTATTAGAATAGAGTCTGTTTTTGCTTGGATTATAGCCGCATCTTTCTGCTTCGGATACTGCTGCTGAGCGGTAACCGAACCTTGAATTGCAAAAAAAGTGATCAATAAGCAATAAAATATGCCTCTCATCTTATAACCCTAATTTCTGACAAATGTATGAATAATTCCTGAAAGCAATCGAGTGAACAGCCTTTTTTCTTACTAAACGGAGAGAGTAAGTCCTTCTTCTCCGAGAATTGTGTCAGGGAATATCTCCTCAGCTTCTTTCTTTAACGTATGCAACTCTTCGTATCTGGCAGAATAGTGTCCAATAACCAGCCTTTTTACATTGGCTTTTCTAGCTATTTCAGCAGCCTGCCGGGCTGTTGAATGAAACGTTTCTTTTGCTCTGGCAGCATCTTCATTAGCAAAAGTCGCTTCATGGTAAAGTAAATCAACACCTTCAATGATTGGTATAATTTTTTCTGAATAAGCTGTGTCGGAGCAGTATGCATATTTTTTTGGAGGAGTTGCCGGTCGGGTAAGTCTTGTGTTAGCAATACGTTCCCCGTCAGAAGTAATAAAATCTTCTCCACGTTTAATTGAAGGGAGATCTTTTACCGGTATCTTGTAGAAGTCGGTCATCTCCTTGATAATATGGGCTTCTTTAGCTTTTTCTGCGAATAAGAACCCAGAAGTTGGAAGCCGGTGTTTCAAAGGGATGGAATAAACTGATACGGATCTATCTTCCCATATAAGTTCGCTCACATCAGGGGTAATATGATTAAATCGAACAGGGTATGGAAGTTCCTTGCAAAAAGTAGAGAGAATTGGCTTCATGTACGTCTCTATTTCTTTAGGCCCATGAATGACCAGCTCGCCATTGCGTCCTAACATGCCTAGGGTAGAGATCAGTCCGGGTAATCCAAAACAATGATCCCCATGCATGTGAGAGATAAATATATGATTAAGACGGCTGAATTTTATTCGCATCCGGCGCATCTGTATCTGAGTACCTTCTCCACAATCAATCATATAGAGTTTGTCTCTTAAGTTGATTACCTGTGAGGAGGCAAGGTGCCTTGTAGTTGGTAGCGCAGAACCGCATCCCAGTATGTTGACTTCAAAACATTCCATAGAATTTCAAATTTGAATTGTCTAAAAAGCTTGCTTTGATACACTAGAAAAAAGATATCTTTAGACCGTTCTGTTTTATCTGATTACTTGACAAATATACGGCTTTTTGACTGTATAAGAAGACGTAGTGGGAACCTCTTTTTTATAAACAGGGTTAAATGTAGTTCAATCAGCGGGTTATTATGTGAAAAATAACAAAAAACACGGACAGTTTAAGGCTTAGGTGGTGGATTTAAATTACATTTGTTTCAGCCAAGAAAGAAAATCTAAGCATTTAAGTCTTTGATTAAAATAAATATCTTCGACCTTAACAGAATTTTTGTCTTTTAAAACGGTTAAATATTGAAACGGTGAAGTATAACTTCACCGTTTCTCTTTTTTTAATATGAATGATTTCCCGAGCCCATTTCCTGACTATCTATTTTGTGAAGATCTAACGCTCTCCATGCATAAAAGATATATGCCAAAACAAACGGGACAAGAATAGAAACATAGCTCATCACTTTTAACGTAAAAAGACTTGATGAACTGTTGAAAATTGTGAGAGAACTCTGCAAATCAACAGTCGATGGATAGTAAGCTGTGTTGTTATATCCGGCAATTAGAAATAAAGACAAAACTGTCAGAACTGTTCCTGCGCCACAGAACCATATTCCTTTTGAAAACTTTTCCGAGACGACAGTCTTGCCAATACCAAAAAGAACAGCTACAACTCCTGTTAACAGAACCACCAGAATAACAGGCATTTCAATAAGATTGATTAAATACTTGAATGGCTGCATATATACTTCACCCGTAGTTGGATCAACCGCAAATCCGTCACTAAACATAAGCCTGATTAGGAACGCCAGAAAAAAGAAAAGAAAAAGAAGCGCATTGGGGACAAGCTGTTTTCTGCATCTGGTACCTAGATCTGAGTCGTTGATGTTGTTAATGAAATAAAGAATGGCCTGTACGCGGGATAAAAAGAATACAGCTAATCCAAGGCTCAGATTCCACACATTGAATGCTGCTTCGAGTCCGTGTAACGGATTGGACCAAGCCGAAATTACCGGCATGCCGACTTCCATTAGTTGATCCTTATTGACCGTAAATTCAGAACCGGTGAAGAACGTGGCAACAGCAGTGCCAAGCAGAACCGGCCCTCCGATTCCGTTAATCATAAGAAAGATCTGATAGGTGCGCTTTCCCAAAAGATTGC is from uncultured Macellibacteroides sp. and encodes:
- a CDS encoding ribonuclease Z translates to MECFEVNILGCGSALPTTRHLASSQVINLRDKLYMIDCGEGTQIQMRRMRIKFSRLNHIFISHMHGDHCFGLPGLISTLGMLGRNGELVIHGPKEIETYMKPILSTFCKELPYPVRFNHITPDVSELIWEDRSVSVYSIPLKHRLPTSGFLFAEKAKEAHIIKEMTDFYKIPVKDLPSIKRGEDFITSDGERIANTRLTRPATPPKKYAYCSDTAYSEKIIPIIEGVDLLYHEATFANEDAARAKETFHSTARQAAEIARKANVKRLVIGHYSARYEELHTLKKEAEEIFPDTILGEEGLTLSV
- a CDS encoding cytochrome d ubiquinol oxidase subunit II, which produces MDSTYILLQHYWWFIISLLGALLVFLLFVQGGQSLLFSLGKTELQQKMLLNSTGRKWEFTFTTLVTFGGAFFASFPLFYSTSFGGAYWVWTIILFCFIIQAVSYEFQSKKGNLLGKRTYQIFLMINGIGGPVLLGTAVATFFTGSEFTVNKDQLMEVGMPVISAWSNPLHGLEAAFNVWNLSLGLAVFFLSRVQAILYFINNINDSDLGTRCRKQLVPNALLFLFFFLAFLIRLMFSDGFAVDPTTGEVYMQPFKYLINLIEMPVILVVLLTGVVAVLFGIGKTVVSEKFSKGIWFCGAGTVLTVLSLFLIAGYNNTAYYPSTVDLQSSLTIFNSSSSLFTLKVMSYVSILVPFVLAYIFYAWRALDLHKIDSQEMGSGNHSY